The following are encoded in a window of Ruficoccus amylovorans genomic DNA:
- a CDS encoding FliM/FliN family flagellar motor switch protein yields the protein MSDEASVGAPGSAEDKNWGIIMDVQVEVTALLGTCKVAMRDVLELKPGTILKLEQRATDPIVICLNGRAVAHGEVVVVDECFGIKITKLCE from the coding sequence ATGTCCGATGAAGCATCAGTTGGAGCGCCCGGAAGCGCTGAAGATAAAAATTGGGGCATCATTATGGATGTTCAGGTGGAAGTCACCGCGCTGCTGGGTACATGCAAGGTCGCCATGCGAGACGTGCTGGAGCTTAAGCCGGGCACCATCCTGAAACTGGAGCAACGGGCCACGGACCCCATCGTCATTTGTCTGAACGGGCGGGCGGTCGCCCACGGCGAGGTCGTCGTCGTGGATGAGTGCTTCGGAATCAAAATCACCAAACTGTGCGAATGA
- a CDS encoding FliO/MopB family protein, whose product MFLGLILIGALAIWLFKRRGSMLTRPGQLKLLESRSLGGRQFIVVAAYGNERFLLGVCPGRIDYLGTLQSPEDVEPSETIPPTGRLYGEEHR is encoded by the coding sequence ATGTTCCTGGGGCTGATTCTTATCGGTGCGCTGGCTATCTGGCTCTTCAAGCGCCGCGGCAGCATGCTTACACGCCCGGGGCAGCTCAAGCTGCTGGAGAGTCGCAGCCTGGGCGGGCGGCAGTTCATCGTGGTTGCTGCCTACGGCAACGAGCGCTTCCTGCTGGGCGTGTGTCCCGGACGTATCGATTATCTGGGGACACTGCAATCACCGGAGGACGTCGAGCCATCCGAAACAATACCGCCCACCGGGCGGCTCTATGGGGAGGAACATCGGTGA
- the fliP gene encoding flagellar type III secretion system pore protein FliP (The bacterial flagellar biogenesis protein FliP forms a type III secretion system (T3SS)-type pore required for flagellar assembly.) — MNRWRYILGMVILVCLIGLPGTLQAQTQAATDPGGLNLSLRLGDEAGDLDIGVAIQIVIVMTLLAVAPALVMLTTSFLRIIIVLGFLRNALGLQSTPPNQVLVGIAVFLSFFLMMPIAEKINQTALIPLENKAISSTEALELAKEPLREFMLKQASADDLEYFMQLASMPPTMAEDLPMRVVIPAFVVGELRRAFQMGFLIFLPFLVVDFVVATVLMAMGMMMMPPVIVSLPFKILLFVLADGWFLVLSSLASSF; from the coding sequence GTGAACCGCTGGCGGTACATCCTCGGGATGGTTATTCTGGTTTGTCTGATTGGCTTGCCCGGCACGCTTCAGGCCCAGACCCAGGCAGCGACTGACCCCGGTGGGCTGAACCTGAGCCTGCGCCTGGGAGACGAAGCCGGCGACCTCGATATCGGCGTGGCCATTCAGATCGTGATCGTGATGACGCTTCTGGCGGTGGCACCGGCCCTGGTCATGCTGACGACGAGCTTTCTGCGGATCATCATCGTACTGGGCTTCCTGCGCAACGCGCTCGGCCTCCAGTCCACCCCGCCGAACCAGGTCCTGGTCGGGATCGCGGTCTTTCTGTCGTTTTTCCTCATGATGCCGATTGCCGAGAAGATCAACCAGACGGCGCTCATTCCCCTGGAAAATAAAGCAATCAGCTCGACGGAGGCCCTGGAGCTGGCCAAGGAGCCACTGCGCGAGTTCATGCTCAAGCAGGCTTCCGCCGATGATCTTGAATACTTCATGCAACTGGCGAGCATGCCCCCGACCATGGCCGAAGATCTCCCCATGCGGGTGGTGATTCCAGCCTTCGTGGTGGGAGAGCTGCGGAGGGCCTTCCAGATGGGCTTCCTGATTTTCCTGCCGTTCCTGGTCGTCGATTTCGTCGTGGCCACGGTGCTGATGGCCATGGGCATGATGATGATGCCCCCGGTCATCGTCTCCTTGCCGTTTAAAATCCTTCTCTTCGTCCTGGCTGACGGATGGTTCCTCGTCCTGAGCAGTCTGGCTTCCAGTTTTTAA
- a CDS encoding flagellar biosynthetic protein FliQ: MGIEAAVELLQATFYTALVMVAPLLFTAMAVGLLISVVQAATSLQEQTLSFVPKLLAVVGVMLFTAYWTIEKILAFTQAMFDRVAAGGF, translated from the coding sequence ATGGGCATCGAAGCAGCAGTCGAACTCCTTCAGGCGACCTTCTACACCGCGCTGGTCATGGTCGCGCCACTGTTGTTCACGGCGATGGCGGTGGGGCTGCTGATCAGCGTCGTGCAGGCGGCCACCAGCCTGCAGGAGCAGACACTCTCCTTCGTCCCCAAGCTGCTGGCGGTGGTGGGCGTCATGCTGTTTACCGCCTACTGGACGATCGAGAAGATTTTAGCGTTCACCCAGGCGATGTTCGATCGCGTTGCCGCCGGAGGATTTTGA
- a CDS encoding flagellar biosynthetic protein FliR, producing the protein MGDVNGMILVGGAVFLRAGAFFAFVPFTGRPVPVFVRVALALFMAIVALTTLPRMSVPEGPLLSLLPLVLVEALIGLAMAFAVQKIFIICQIAGIMIAQEIGLMQGGVFNPLLGQQESLVGSGMNLLAIVLLFSLGLHREVISAFLESLRLLPPMNILGSGAAEEVLKTLSRLFLSAVQMAAPFIAMNFIVVLAFGVLGRAAPAINVLFVSFPVRLLVGLLLLAALTPFLGRQILMHLQNVPGDMIRLINVEHNGRAE; encoded by the coding sequence ATGGGCGACGTCAACGGAATGATCCTGGTCGGCGGCGCGGTCTTCTTGCGGGCCGGTGCGTTCTTCGCCTTCGTGCCGTTCACGGGGCGTCCGGTCCCGGTATTCGTGCGCGTGGCCCTCGCGCTGTTCATGGCCATCGTGGCGCTGACGACCCTGCCGCGGATGTCGGTTCCTGAGGGGCCGTTGTTGTCGCTGCTCCCGCTCGTGCTGGTGGAGGCCCTTATCGGTCTGGCCATGGCCTTCGCGGTTCAGAAAATTTTCATCATCTGTCAGATCGCCGGCATCATGATCGCGCAGGAGATCGGGCTGATGCAGGGGGGCGTTTTTAATCCCTTGCTGGGCCAGCAGGAGAGTTTGGTGGGCTCCGGCATGAACCTGCTGGCGATCGTCCTGCTTTTCTCACTTGGACTGCACCGGGAGGTTATCTCGGCTTTTCTTGAGTCGCTGCGGCTGCTGCCTCCCATGAATATCCTCGGTTCGGGTGCCGCCGAAGAGGTGCTCAAAACGCTCAGTCGCTTGTTCTTATCAGCGGTGCAGATGGCCGCTCCCTTTATCGCGATGAACTTCATTGTCGTCCTGGCCTTTGGTGTGCTCGGTCGCGCGGCGCCCGCCATCAATGTCCTCTTTGTCAGTTTTCCGGTGCGTCTGCTGGTCGGACTATTGCTGCTGGCCGCACTGACGCCTTTCCTGGGGCGGCAAATCCTCATGCACTTGCAAAACGTGCCCGGTGATATGATCCGGCTGATCAACGTCGAGCACAACGGGAGGGCTGAGTAA